The following DNA comes from Mastomys coucha isolate ucsf_1 unplaced genomic scaffold, UCSF_Mcou_1 pScaffold11, whole genome shotgun sequence.
TAGGAGGAAGTGCCTGGGTACAAACGAGGCCTCTACCCCTGAGGTAGAGCAGAGGAGGCAAGTGGGCTCATAGATTCAGGGACTTCTCCATTGGTCAGGTATAGAAGCTTGGTCATCCTTGTGTGGACAGATGAGTGTCACACACAGCTTCCTTGGTGATGGATCAGGGGTATGTAGCTAGCAGGTCCCTGGGGCTCCTTTTGAAGCTGGTATTGAACTGCAggcatccttttgggtctgttcTTCCACCATGCATAGGCATGCTTCTGTGTTCTGGGTGCCCCAGAGCCCTTGCACATCTGCAAGTGCCTCTGCTATATTTAAGGGGGTAGATGGGTGTTGTAAACCTGAAGCCTGGATGGATAAAGACAACAGGTTGGATAGAGATTGCTAAGTCTAGCTTGAAGATGGGGTCTGGGAGGGGATAGTAGTCAGACCCAGGCCAGCTTTTCTTGAAGAAGTTTGGGctttgttttcctccttcctgccttcctgtcctTCCCAAGGACAGTGCTGGGCTGAGGCCTCCACTGAGGGGAGAGCTGCTGCAGGGGACTGAGGCCTCCGCTGAGGGGAGAGCTGCTGCAGGGGACTGAGGCCTCTGCTGAGGGGACTGAGGAGCTGCTGTGGTGCTGAGGCCTCCGCTGAGGGGACTGAGGAGCTGCTGCAGGGGACTGAGGCCTCCGCTGAGGGGAGAGCTGCTGCAGGGGACTGAGGCCTCCGCTGAGGGGACTGAGGAGCTGCTGTGGTGCTGAGGCCTCCGCTGAGGGGACTGAGGAGCTGCTGCAGGGGACTGAGGCGCTGCTGTGGTGCTGAGGCTGGTGCTCTCTCTCCTTGCAGTGGTGCAGATCTCCTTGCAGTCAACACTGATGGGAATATGCCCTACGACCTGTGTGAGGATGAGCAGACGCTGGATTGCCTTGAGACTGCCATGGCCAACCGTGGTGAGTGTGCTGTGCCTGCCTAAGGGGTGGCGCCCTAGGTCACGCCTTCTCTGAGCCAGCTTGCCTCTCAGGTATCACCCAGGACGGCATTGAGGAGGCCCGGGCAGTGCCAGAGCTGTGCATGCTCAACGACCTCCAGaacctcctgcatgctggggcCAACCTCAATGACCCTTTGGATCATGGGGCTACTCTGGTGAGAACTCAGGCACTTGGGGGTGTTTGTCCTGGGGCAGGTACTTGGAAGGGGTTCAGGGATTCAGGGCTGAGTGGTCTGCCTTCAGCTGCACATCGCTGCTGCTAATGGGTTCAGTGAGGTGGCTACCCTGCTACTGGAGCAAGGAGCCAGCCTGAGCGCTAAGGACCATGATGGCTGGGAGCCTCTGCATGCTGCAGCTTACTGGGGCCAGGTGAGTGTGCtcaggagcagggagagggtaGGTTCCTAGCTCTCGCTAGAGCCCTCAGCCAAGCAGCTACTGCTGGCTGCCTGCAGGTACACCTGGTAGAATTGCTTGTGGCACATGGGGCTGATCTGAATGGAAAATCTCTGGTGGACGAGACACCCCTCGGTGAGTGTGGGGTTGCCTACATCTGGTGGAAGGGAGTGGCCATGAACATGCCCATGACACCTCTGTCCATCTCTCCTCAGATGTATGCGGTGACGAGGAGGTAAGAGCCAAACTGCTGGAGCTCAAGCACAAGCAAGATGCACTCCTGCGGGCCCAGGGCCGCCAGCGCTCCCTGCTGCGCCGCCGTACCTCTAGTGCAGGCAGCCGTGGGTAAGCCTCCTGCTGTGGTCACTGTCCACTTGCTGAGACCTAGGCTTTGTCCCCATGGACATCAGCTGGTGGTGGAGCCTCAGTATGATCTGTGGGAATTGGTTGTGAGACAGATGGTGATGTCTCaactttctcccccaccccaggaagGTGGTGAGACGAGTGAGCCTGACACATCGCACCAACTTGTATCGCAAGGAGCATGCCCAAGAGGCCATTGTGTGGCAACAGCCTCCACTCACCAGTCCAGAACCTCTAGAGGATgaggacaggcagacagatgccGAGCTCCGACTGCAGCCCCCAGAGGTGAGCATGCAGCCTCTGTACTTTCTCACATTTGGAGCAGTCTTGGTGTGTGATCTGATTATTTAGTGCCTAGTCCTCTATCCTCACTAGCCCCCTGTGGAGGTGGTAGGCCCAGTGATCTCGTGCTTCTAGATGGGCTAGTGCCATTCAGGTGTGTGCTGCTCACCCCCCAActctcatgtctgtctgtctactacCACTTCACACAAACTTGAAGCCCAAGGCTGGTGTGGGTGAAAACAAGCGCCCTCTGATGGCTCTGGGGTCCTGGCTCTGTCCACAGGACGACAGCCCTGAGGTGACCAGACCACACAATGGCCAAGTAGGGGCGCCCCCAGGGAGACACCTGTACTCCAAGCGTCTAGATCGGAGTGTCTCCTACCATCTGAGTCCTGAGGAGAGCAGTGCCCCTGATGCCCTCGTCCGGGACAAGGCCCACCACACACTGGCAGAACTTAAACGCCAGCGAGCAGCAGCAAAGCTTCAGCGACCTGCCCCTGAAGGGCCTGAGACCTTTGAACCTGGCCTGTCTGTTGACACTGAGACCTCCCAGGCTGACTGTGGCTTTAGCACAAGTGGGGACCCACCCTTACTCAAGCTCACGGCTCCCTCAGAGGAGGCGTCTGTGGAGAAGAGGCCATGCTGTTCGCTCATGTGAAATGTAACTCCTCAGTGTGGCAGGGTTCAACCC
Coding sequences within:
- the Ppp1r16a gene encoding protein phosphatase 1 regulatory subunit 16A, which produces MAEHLELLAEMPMVGRMSTQERLKHAQKRRAQQVKMWAQAEKEAHGKKGHGERAWKEVAGLGPRKHVRFPPSIALLEAAARNDLEEVQQFLTSGVSPNLANEDGLTALHQCCIDDFQEMAQQLLEAGADVNARDSECWTPLHAAATCGHLHLVELLISRGADLLAVNTDGNMPYDLCEDEQTLDCLETAMANRGITQDGIEEARAVPELCMLNDLQNLLHAGANLNDPLDHGATLLHIAAANGFSEVATLLLEQGASLSAKDHDGWEPLHAAAYWGQVHLVELLVAHGADLNGKSLVDETPLDVCGDEEVRAKLLELKHKQDALLRAQGRQRSLLRRRTSSAGSRGKVVRRVSLTHRTNLYRKEHAQEAIVWQQPPLTSPEPLEDEDRQTDAELRLQPPEDDSPEVTRPHNGQVGAPPGRHLYSKRLDRSVSYHLSPEESSAPDALVRDKAHHTLAELKRQRAAAKLQRPAPEGPETFEPGLSVDTETSQADCGFSTSGDPPLLKLTAPSEEASVEKRPCCSLM